The DNA region ccttctacacttgcaaacaatATCGTCCCGTATTGAATTCGCCCAGATACAGTTGtatttaaagagagataatatgAGACATTATAATTCGCCTAGTCTTAAATTCACCCCCTGACAACGAAGACAAagggggcaaaaataaaacgggggagAACATTTCCCTGTATATAGTAATTCAGGTAGGGTTAAACCCAGTAAATCTCCTGTCTTATTAGATAGTCATTCATTGACAAGCActttatgtaataaaatgtcAGGTACAATCAAACTATAAAACATACAGGTATTTTAAGCAGCATTTAAAGTTCATTATTCAATTAAACATGATACAGATCATAGGGTGCAAAGAGGTTTTAAATTGCAGAACATCAATTACAGACAACAATATAAAAGCATATCGGtgcacaaaatattaaataacaatGCATTAGAAACGTCCACTATCTGAGACTTGAATTTTTAATTCTAATAAAAATACTACACTGATATGGACATGAGTTTTAGAAAAAAGGGGTACATAAAACTGGAATAAAAGAGTATGATATATCAAAAGAGAATCTTACAACTTCTCAAATTTCCACATTTCAACAAAATGAAGAATCATATTAAAGCCTGCACCTATCAAATTAAAAGTtacttcattttaaatataaattttatttatttgcccACCTTTAAAATGTCCATGCCCTCCTTGGATTCAAATAAAAGCTGGGCCAGTTCCTTTCCATCAAAAGCTACCTCAGCCTTAAAGCGCACTTCATGCCCAATCTCAACAGCTTTAACATCAGACACATACCTGTATCAATTACAGAACAGAATTAACAGAATGCTTTGTTACCGGTCTAATGCCTTATGTCATCAAAAACACATAGCAGTGATATAGCAATAGTCtctaaattacatttattttcattaaaaatttcaagaagtATTGAATGTACAATTAATCACTGTCTGACTCTGGTAACTTGAGGAGGACACTTGTAATAGCATACATGTAAAGAATGATAGATATGGTATTACAATGCAAAGTGAAATCTGTTAAATCACCTGCCTTAGGAAGGTGTTTTTTATGTCTCTGAATTGACATGTGGTCAGATGTCGGTCAGTGAAATATACTTTAATGACAGATGGAATGCAGTGAAAGAATTTAAACTACTGTTCTTTTCATGCAGATTTCATTGCATTGCTATGAAAAGTTGATTACTCATAAAACCTTCAGGATCTACATTTCCTTAATACAGAAAATACCAATTCTAATGattaattcattcaaaaaaatttttaagggctttatgtacatgtaaatctaatATGCATCAGCTTACTTGACGATTCTATCTCTCTGCAAAAAGTCAGCCATATCTTTTCTTTCCTCCTCTGGAATTGACCTGATTAAAAAAAGAGGTCaaagttatttatttatataaatgtattaatagttttaagttttcataaataattggCATCTGTAAGGATAAgaattttcaacattaaaaatttaaataaacggtatcttaaatttgataaaataatgagTCTTAAAAAGGCCTTGCCAAGCCAAAAGacttaaacaatcaaacaaatatattacaaaattgTGCAAGTGAATACCTTTCAATCATTATTTTCATGCCCCATGCAACAATACAATCATTTTGTACAAATGAAACATTCATATATCTCTCTCTCCCCAAAGTGTCACTTACTTTCCAACCAGAGATGGAATATTGGATTTGATAAGGTAGGCAGCTACAATTCCCATCAGACCTGCTACACAGCCTGAAGCTGCCGTGTCCCAGAATGGCTGGGCATAGAGGTGTGACAGGGTCATCCCCGCGGAGGCAATAAGGACCCCAGTCACCGCTGCCATATCCTCCATAAACACAACCACAACGTTAGGGTCAAACCCTCTCCTTACTGTGTGAAAGACAGAATGGAAAATCTAGTATTATTCTATCTAGAACTTCATTATACACAAATGTACAATTACGGCATACCATCGAGGGAGTCAGCAAGATTCCAGTTCCCCGAAAACAAGTTTGTTTCCTGCACTGAAGCCGAGGGAAATAGCTTTCTTGAGGGGATCTGAAATCTTGATGACTCCCTTAATGGTAAACATTAactgttttattatactgataCAAACAATCAATCAGAAAAGGttcaaattaatataatattaattcttCATGTATTCATGTTATAATGTCAATATATCATATTGCACAAGCGTCGTATTGTGAAAtaggcaagttatgttatacaATTTAGATGAATTAGTATAGCCAATGAAAAAGATGTTGCAacaagaattaaattatatgataatgaatattcatgattttattcGGACCATAACAGAATTTTTCCTTTGATTAAAACGAATTACTAAGAATATGGTATGTGTGTATCAGTTCATCAAACTGACACACCTCTTTGCAGGGAATCAGTCTGTTTACAGTGATTTTCAGGTAATCAGTGAAATATATCGAATAActcttaaatattgaaaaataagcAGAGGTataataatttaacaaaaatatgtttccAACTTCAAACTGTGGAAATGGACGTGGAAGATCCggttttgttttaaagagaacattcatttaaaaatctattttctcCTTGTTGaaagttaaacaaaaaatgtgcatttcaattataaaattgtaaaatcaagagaaaagctgtccaCGTGACAGCAAaatgggttttcttttgtgtgaacaatATCCATAATATAGTTGGCAACcatgaattgataaatactaccTATACAGAGAAATAGGGTATTTTATAAgcaatattttccaaaaaagacTATGTTCAACAACAAAAgctaataaaaattaaaattcatgtaatatgcacatctttgatacatgtacaattgataTGCATAACAAAAATCTTGTAAACTTTAAGAGGAGTTATCCACAAAAtaggggtacccttttggcagccgcctgcAAAACTCCagtttcaccatttcaataacagGATTTTTCCTCTGGAAAACATGGTTAATAACACCAGCAAGTTCTAATTTAATTTACTTTCAATGAAAGTATACTATTGCAAATAAATGACTTTAAAGATGATGGGCAAATACCAATTAAAGTAACTTTTTCCAAAACCATGCTTATGTACAATACTTCTGAATCCGATCTTTTCtgttatcaaacaaaacaaaaaacttacTATATGGAAACAGTTTCATATTCCTTTCCTTAGCTTTTCTCTTGAGTTCTCTGGTAGCAAAATACAAGGAAGCTACAATAAAAATAGCAAATTTGGTCTCTAGTATTTATTATTGATGAAATGCACCAGccaaatcataaaattttgcactaaaaaaattcttctcatTACCTCCTTCCATTAGAAAAGTTATATACATTACTCCTAGATGACTCTGAAAAGAATGACAATCGATTATAATGGATTACAATTAAAATCTGCTACATTTAAGGTGGTATGTGACACTTCCATATCATGACGTACTTCTTAtcgaaataaacattaaaatcaggtATACTGTAATTTTAACACCATAGTGCAATGGGTTAGAATGTTACCTATGAatttgtaagtcatgagtttgaatcctgcTGGGGCTTTTATAACTTTtaccatacaaaaaaaaatttttaaacatatttttttggtcaaatattgtaaaattttaaaattctaaaccagtgaaagtattttaattataatgtactaaTATCCACATCAATATCTACTGTTGTCCCATACAACCTTCAATTTCTGCACAGAAAAGAGGTTTTTCTTTCAACTGAATTCTAAAGTTAAATTattcatcattaaaaatttgGACTTACAAGTGATAGTGTTGTTTCAGctccaaagaaaaaataaaaattcataatagAAGAGAGAAGAAATCCAAAGACAAAGAAAGAGAATCCACTACAAAGGGAAGTAATATTCTGAAAGCTGGCATAGCCATACctgaaataaacaatgaaagtacatgtattgttaacTACTTGTATATTCGTCTACATAATTTTTATGCTATTTATAAAACAGATGTTTGTCATTGTTGCAGAACAGCTAAGAGTtcagctttttttttcttgtagatCAAGTTATACCaagatctttaaaatttttaacaccTCAAGTTTTGAACTTCATGTTTTTTAACTTATGAATTAATTTTCCTTCttccataaaaaaaatctacatgttgatatcaaaatatgcgtctttttttattctttgttatgCATGTACTTACTTGACTTATTAATCTATAGCATCTCAGGGGGGAAATAGGGCGaaaagcatgtacatgtacatagactGTTATTGTACTTACGGGTGATGCTTATCTGGTGCTTTCTTTGAAACATACAGGCCCCAGTAAATCATTCCCTGTcacaaaacaagttttaaataaGTCCATTAAATAGTTGCTATGTGTCCATCTCCATCAAAAATTAGAACACCCAATGACTAAAACtgcatttatatgtatttactacatgtacctaCCTGGTTAGCAGTGTCCAGCATTGAGTGAAGAAACTCAGCGAGCATGCTGGGAGACATGGAAACAGCATAGACTACCATCTTCATCATGCACACAGTGAAATTCCTATCATCAGGAGAAAACTAAATCAATTAAACTGTAGATTTGTGTTAAGCATTTTATAACAATACACTCTttaataatagtaaatatttacattccacatattttttgcatgtaaaagtGTGTGGAAAGCTAAtgcagttataacactgtaacacacacagggtactgAAAGGTAAAATGATGAGTATTGTTATGATGTCACAAACATTGAATGCTGTTTAAATTCAACGTcgcaagcgaaaatcaaagttcatgaTTGTGGCTGTTACAATGGCTCTTTCATTAATTTAAGCTTACCCACAGGATAATATAGGGATTTTGAGGTATATGCATGGTCAGACATGTTCAATCGCTGGCACCAAATAGATGATAGAGTACAtaactagagattcaggggacCTGGGTTCGAATTCTGGTCTGgtccatcattatttctcccatatCTCGTAACACAATGATAATCAATGCGAAAAAATGACTTACACAACAAGAGCTATGGAAATGACTCTTCCTTGTCTGTCTTTGAATccaaaagaaaatatatcatagttctgaaaaaaaggaaataaaaaaatgaattacttgggaaattttgtaaataaaccaTAAAGTATTTTCACCATAAATAAACTTCAATGTTGTAGTTCCAAGTTGAGCATTTAATCAAACACATAATACAAAGGCTTAAAAATCCATTTATCAAAAAGATTATATGCAATCAAAATCTAgacaatttaacatttaaaaaataccttttgttcattttcaaaCTCCTCTGCAAAAGAATAATCCAATGAGTTAGAATTTACCAATTATTCTGAATATTATCAAATCCATGTGATTTCTATACTAGTATTTCacatatttgacatttttatgctatttacatgtaactatgtCTATCCACGCAGTAAAACACCAGTATTTAAAGTACAAAATTTCAGAGTTACGGCACTTTTTCtttatctgagaaaaaaaaaatttagatctAATCTTAAGCTTGGCATAATAAAAATCTATTAATACATTGAAAGCTTAAATCTACTACCCCAATAACAATATTGTTCATGCATGTTTTAAAACTATACTTAGATATTCTAGTATTCTGAGGCAATTCATTGTCAgatttcatatttcattttaacatttcaaaagCATACAGTCTTAAACAAAATTCTTTGCATTTAATGAGATTCAGATATTCCTACCTTTTTTatccatttctatttttatgATCAGTCTTCGTAATTTGATGGCCTCTTCTGAACCCCATTTTTGTAATGCACTGTAGATACAAAAattcaagctgaacaataatattttcaatcatAAACATTAAAGTAGTCTGATGATGCAGCAAAACAATTTATCAGTATTCCCTGATGTTAAACCTTGAATCAAGACCACAGCACATTATTAGATCAGATATAATTTGATCTTTGAGTAAACTATTAGCTTCCAATCAAAATATGTTCACGGCAGGAAAGAACGGGTATATATATCTCTGCTGAAAGGAATTTAAATTAACTCAGTGATATAGAGTGAACTGTGTGAAGAAAAAACTTTCAATGTCTCTCTATTAGAATATGATATGATTTGGTCAAGATTGCTTCCAGAGACAGATGGTTGGATGGACAAGTTAATGGACAAGGTGATTACAATACACCCCCAAACTTAGTTTGCAAGGTGTAGTAAAACTTCATACAAGTAaataaggatgtacatgtatttcccttAGAAGAGTGGAAAGAAAAATTACAAGCAAATAAGAGCAAAAAATATTACGCAGAGTGCACAAGATGTTTTCGATAGCCATATTTGATGTCCTCTGTTTGATTTAAGGACCATCCACTCCTCATCTTCTCTCTAGGTAAGTTTTCAACATCTCTGGAAATcatacaaatatttatcaagttatatttttatatcctgtagattcctaattaaaagcaAGAAATTAATATCCGCATAAAATCACGAGAAGCACATCTcactaattttaaaatctcccttttatttttcaggcatatgtaaactacatgaaaattTGATCACAATTCGGCATACACGATTTTATGTTCTCACGGTTTAGTAGAAAACAGGTGAATCGTAAAATTAAGTTCCCGCGTAAAACAAGGATTCTACAGTTATGTAAACTGACATTATTAATTGAAAgcatgaattcatttttaagttttaactttgTTCACTTTAACTATATATATCTTTTACTGTTCCTActgttttatatacatgtacatttatctatatttacatatgcaaatacatgtttttttccttatatgaacctatagaataataaaaacgttcaattctgtatgatcTTTTTCATGatgtcacaatgatcatagcacgcgcttatcgcttagattattgtaaacataaaatccaTGATGTCACAATGAACATAGCACGCTCTTATCGCTtagattattgtaaacataaaatctctgtaattttaacaattctgaacaatttgctttttttgaatgtacatgtaagtaatgaATAGCGACGGTAAAAAATTCACCaaaatatgaacttggttggcatgtgtgatcaaatcttctgagaaaccctttgggcttcacagaatttgatcacgtgaccaaccaagttcatttCCGGTCGAAATTTTTAATATGCTGTTTATTTCTCAAATAAACACACAAGTATAAATAAATACTTCCACATATTATACACAAGAATCTTGTGAAGGAGCTACGATGAAAATGCAATAATGATGACAGTTGTATGTCTGGGTTtgagaaaattgaatttgaagGTAATGCTGTCAATGTTTCCTAtgatcataatttaaaaaagatggCTCTCGATCTATTGCAGAAACTATGGTTCAAAATCTCAAAAGCTGGATTTTTGTGTGCAAAACACAAAGACAAGATTAGAGACTTGTCCAAAGCTACAAACATGCATACTTTTGTGTCAATCCATATTCTCTGTACAGATCCTCTTCATAGATGATAGTATTCTccattttttctgaaaaaaaagaaaagaaaaacaaactaaaacaaGTACATATATGTCTACATCCTTAATTACCAGaatgtgaaaatattatttaacacaatAGCAGAAAAActcatttttaaactaaaatatcaacaaaattgcTTTTGGGAAATGTTCTTAAATGTACTTTTACAGACATATTCTTGGTTCTATGCTACAAAGGCCTACATTTGCtttgtaatttcatttttgcTCTACAACTCTTCATAATGATCAACTaaagtttttaagaaaatgatataTGCCTGTGTGAGAATACAAAAACGCCTTTAAAACGTCAAAGATCATCTAGTTTTCTAATGTAGGAAACTTGAGcagatatataatataaaatatttaaaagttaataTCTTAATAACAAAACACTACTTCTTCATACCATAGATAGGCTCTCTTTTAAATAGATAAACCCCCTCATCCTTTGGTGTCTTTGCTTTTCCATCATGCTGTAATCTCTTGGCCATAAATTGCCTGCATGTTACAACAAAATAACTACTATTAACTTATCATTTTTAacataattaattataattaagtATCAAAtgaggaaggggggggggggcttttaccaactataaataaaattttcatatcagTGCAGTGCAtactgtatttattttcatcttgtattattttcactcaaTCCCAATTTTATATCTGCCATAACAAAGTTCcaaatgaaatgatataatATACCCTTTACAATCAGTAATCAGTGTGGATGTTTAAATATGCCAAATGACTATGAGGGCAATGATAGGTAAATGGGATGAATATTTCCATGTAGACAATGTCAACATTAATAATCACTTACCAGTCTAATCTACTCATCAATTcacattctgaaaaaaaaaacccagagaaGCCTGACAACTCATTAATAGAATATATAGAAACACAATATTCATTTAATGTCTCAGTGATTTTTATCCTTATTCGAAACCAAACATACCTGCTTGACGAAAAACAGCATCATCCCCCTTTTTGCTAGAACTAGATATGTGTCTTTCACAACAAGAGATGCATGGCTTGACTAGATCCAATAAACAACTATTGGGATTGTATAAAAAGGAATGCCATTTCCTAAAGCTGGTCTGTtcagctgtaaaaaaaaaagggtgtTTGTGTGTGATCAAAGTGCACATCTAGAGGTCCTGTTAAAGCAAAATTAAATAACTAAagggtaatacatgtaatgggtaataatgaatataacacctgtattatataaaatccaGCACTCTATGTCTTATCTGTGAGAAAGTTTAGCTACCAGTACAAGTAGAAACATCAAAACAGCACATTTTTCAGGAAAATAGAATGATGTGCATGCAGATCATATTGTTTGTAAGATACCGGTAAATGAATGACGGGAACCCAAGGTAGATCTTAAATGCGAAGtctaatttatgaattttttttttctacatatataCACTTTACGTAACATAAACACATTGCCTCTACTAGGGTTTGAGCCTGGGTCCTCTGGTATGATTATCCAGGGCTGCGTTtgacaaaagaacttacgacttaaGACCAAATTAATAATTGCTAATTAATCATCaactaatcaatgatttattcttatggctggaaaatataattgtgggaattaaaatacttttaaacaaatggttttatgtcaattttgttcgctaaagatcattttacgagaaagtaattaaatatttacgactttgttgtaagttcttttgtaaaatgcagcccagTTCTCTACCAATCGAGCTAAAGAGAAAACCACTAGGCACAGCCAGCCAGAGTAGGATTGCCATATAACCAACTCTgtaacatttataaatataacaaacgatgacataatataaaatattgcatttttacCTGCTCTATTCCATGAACCAGTCAATAAATGATGCTGTTGTTTTCTGTGCAAATTTGCAGGATATTGTAGTAGACGTTTTTGTAGCAATAACTTTCCATCATGAAGAATAAGCTTTAATAACATGACCTGCAATTATCACAgtataaaaatttaagaaaaaaatttaaaagttgaaTACTTAAAGTTGTACTGGCATATGACCAATTCTTGccaaggaccatttctcgccagtgcaCTGTTATGTCATTCtgtcaacacataaaattaaataCGAAAAATGATGTAACAAAGCACTTACGAAAATGGTCCTTGGCGAGAATTGGTCATTTGCCAGTAAAGTActaattaatatttcaaacattaaaaaCTGGGACCATCTTCATCTTCCTCTGATATAAATTTTAAGCAAATTTAGAGCCAAACCAACCTCTCTATTTATTTTTACCACACATACACAAATACTTCAATTATTAATTCTTATAAAGACAGCATAAACATTATAGTAATAAAAGAGCTTCATTCaatttggtaaacacaatgtaATTGCAACACTTTCATAcattaaatatgttaaaacacGCAGTTACAAATTggggaaaataaaaaattgaaaattaacaaatcataacagtatgtaaaataatagataatgaaatcaattaaaattgaaaaaaaaaagaaaaaaaagaatttaggGAAAACATGCAAAATTCGACATCAGCTGTTTTGGTaggtgtgatcaaatcctgcAATTTCATTGGTCACTGAACAGTGAAAGCCGAAATGGAGGGGTAAATTTACAAatggtcttttaaaaaaaaacatttgttcgAATGTAACAAACTTGAAATCCAAAAATAAAAGAAGAGTAGTCTACCTCAAAACAACCTGCACCTCAACTTTCAGAAACATGTAAGCAATCGGATGTTAACAACTGTTCTTTCCTTGGCCCGGTTGACCGAGGCTATAAATATTATCATGCTAAAACTTACTGCAAAACGTTGTCCATGAAATATGGTTCATAAGTTATTAAAGGTATATGTTATAGCGTCAAATCATCATAACGTTCCAAGCTCAGACAACAGCATTAATTCTCTTTATGACAAGTGACTTTTTTTCAGATTGTCTTATGTCTACCTACAAGTTTGCCTTTTATTGGTAGGTTGTTCACTAAATATTTCGTAAGTACGGAATCTTTCAAgtaaatcaaatataattctTATCAGTAAATGAATAGGACTTAGTcgatatgataaaaatatagattGGAAAAGTTTTATTGCTTTTTCATccataatatttacattgtGAACTGTAACTAGGTACGAGCTATTTTGTACgccaaaatataaacaaaccaaAGTAACCACATCACACTTGACTTGTTAATGTTGATGATTTCTATGCTTTTCCTTAATGACATGTGTTGCAAACTGCTTTTTGTTGTAAAGACAATCTTTACGAATTATTATACCCATCATCAGGACAAAAGCATCGTTTGACATTTTAACTAGTGCATGCTTAATTGAAAGAATAACGTTAGGCTTATATAAGTGGTTGATGTACGGTTATAGACCCCTGATTCATCATTTTACCTGTTTAACACTAAGCCTATATGACAATCGCAAAACTAATATTGATTGTAGATAAACTTTTATGTAATGATTTGAGATTTCCAAATGCTTTGTGGAGAATGAAAAGATGAGGATTTATTTAAGATGTTATTTAAGATGTTTAAAAGACTTCCAAGAGTACTAGCTTGCAATAATTCTTGTGCAGTGGAAAGGAGATTATGTACTGCTAATCTTGACAGCTTTATAGACAGCAAGGACACTCTTTCAAAAGTTAGTATGATGTCACGCTTCTTTAAAGGTAAATCCatcaaataatcaaatatatacatgcatgcagTCAAATTTGAATGTCCTTGT from Crassostrea angulata isolate pt1a10 chromosome 7, ASM2561291v2, whole genome shotgun sequence includes:
- the LOC128192871 gene encoding zinc transporter 9-like translates to MLLKLILHDGKLLLQKRLLQYPANLHRKQQHHLLTGSWNRAAEQTSFRKWHSFLYNPNSCLLDLVKPCISCCERHISSSSKKGDDAVFRQAECELMSRLDWQFMAKRLQHDGKAKTPKDEGVYLFKREPIYEKMENTIIYEEDLYREYGLTQKDVENLPREKMRSGWSLNQTEDIKYGYRKHLVHSAALQKWGSEEAIKLRRLIIKIEMDKKEEFENEQKNYDIFSFGFKDRQGRVISIALVVNFTVCMMKMVVYAVSMSPSMLAEFLHSMLDTANQGMIYWGLYVSKKAPDKHHPYGYASFQNITSLCSGFSFFVFGFLLSSIMNFYFFFGAETTLSLSHLGVMYITFLMEGASLYFATRELKRKAKERNMKLFPYIRRGFDPNVVVVFMEDMAAVTGVLIASAGMTLSHLYAQPFWDTAASGCVAGLMGIVAAYLIKSNIPSLVGKSIPEEERKDMADFLQRDRIVKYVSDVKAVEIGHEVRFKAEVAFDGKELAQLLFESKEGMDILKGFQNVKKEPEAIEYMKKFADELQNIQGREVDRIERQMRAEFEAKYHIRLRHVDLEPL